TAGGAGAGCCAGGCCATACCCAGGGACCAGCCGAAAGAGGTGTGAACGTGGGCCAGGCCTTCGGGCCCCACCAGCCTCTCCGTCTCTGCCAGGGCCTTGTATGAGTAGATGATGTAGAGGCTCACGCCACACAAGGTCAGCAGACCtggagacacaaaaaaaaccttgtatGTTTTGAAATGGGATCATTGTTTCGCTTGAGATTAAGACATCATGCCGCATTTTATTTACTCTAAAAATTTCTGTTCTTCATTTTCTAAGCTGGCgctttttcacattcaaaatcTTCATCCAAGTGACTTCCTCAGGATGTAAGATGCGAAATGGAGTGCAGTCAGTTTCCTGTTGTACAACTCAACCAACAATCCAGCTCATTAATTAAAATAGCAATAACATCAAGCCATTAGCTAACCAAACATCGCTTATTGTGATGCACAGGAAGTACGTTGACGCATGTGTTGTGCTGTTACACAACATCCAAGTCAACAGAGACTAGACTGAGACACTCATCCACACGGTCTTCACAACTTTCGTAGCGTTGCTATTGGAAACCATTTAAATTTGTCAGCTCGCAATTGGTTTTAAGGGGATGCAAGTGGAGCACAGAGGCAACGCAGGGTGGGActaataatcatttttattacGATTACACCCCAAGGTGCTACGAGTTTGGAGAATGATGAGGAAGCTGCAGAGAAGCGGAGAAAGACGAGTgacggagggaaaagaaaggaaatatactgtatatgaagcaTTACAACTGAAACAAATACCTGATTAATTCAGCTTTGAAAAACTGACGAATTCAGTGCTGCCAGCTCCTTGCATGTGAACATTTGCTTGTTTTCCTTTAATAGTATTAGTTTTGGATTTTTATTCAGGCAGTCACGCAAACAAGCAAGACGGCAGCTTGGGATTTGGTCTTTTCAGACAGGTTAGCGCCGTGGCTGAATGGATGGAAATGTTGATCAGATGGTCGATCCAGTATTTTTGCTGTAGAACGAAATATGTATAACGATTattttggatggattgccatgaaatctGGTAgattttattgaacaaaaagCTTTGATGGtcccctgacttttcatttAGCACCATAACTGTCAAAGTGTTAATTGGTCCAGTTTGGTTTCTGACTAAATACCTGTAAACCTAATGAAACGCAGCCTTAGTTGTTCttagtgcttttttttcttcttctttcggGCAGTGGAATATAGACAAGAGCAGTGATACTTGTAATCATAACAGTAATACATGCAACCCAATATTAATGAAATCACATAATATAAATCTGACTCGTATTCAACAAGCACTTTGTAGATGTTCTCATCTCAGCGGAAACCCCCCACAGAATGTGAGTTACTCTGAAAATGAAGCCCACAGTGGAGCAGCCCTGCAGGGAGCCGAGACAAATACACACTGGGCTGTTTAATGGTTGGAACATTACGACGAATTCAGAACAACTAACAGCAAACTCAAATTagttttatgtttgtatgtttcctTCGCAATCAAACTTTGTCTTGCATTAAGGCCTGATCTCACCCTCAAcctctgactgcagctgttAACACACAATTTCCAGTTTGTACCTGACCGAGGGTGCGCCCTGAAAATGCTCACGCGTTAAATCTCAACAAATACTTGCTTCAGAGTGTGACctaattaaaaagaaagcagTGCCTGGCTCGGAGGGAGGGTGGGCTAAAGTCAGGTGGTCAACAAGATGACTCCAATCTAATTCAAGCGTTTATTCGATTCCACACATCACCATGTGCTGCTTGTTAAAGGAAGACTATTAAGAGTCTTTTTGGCTAAGTGTTTATCACAAAGGTCGTCTTCATGGGGGTCATACGGTTTTGGCTGGAGAACATCCCTAGAGATCCAGAGGGGAAGAGCTCTGTCAGATGCACTGCGTTCTTACATggacaaataaattaatttctGTAAATATCCAGGTTAATACGATAGTGTTGACTTGGTTAGCCGTAATCGAATCTCCCAATGACTCAcatttacatgatttttttcaagATAGTCACATCATTATCATGGGGGGTGTGTCGGAGCATAATTTCCTTAAATCTTTTTGCAAAATAATCTAGCCACCAGCCACAGGTCTCTCGAATCTGATTCAGTTTAATTTGTGATTCAAGATTCAAAACacaggttagggttaggcactaaaaaaaagaaaaaagaaaagaaaaaaaaatgctttgtaaaTACTAGGTCTAATTTGAAACTATTAATCCAGTTCTGTTAATAACGTTCTGCTTGTTCTGATCATGACAGAGCACTTGGATCAAATAATCAGGTTAAGGCCAAGTGCTGTCTTAATCTTGTTAggcacagtttcttttttttgttgttggtgcaaGTTAGCAACGTTTGCTGTCAGCTCTTTTGAATTTGTGGCGTCTTAATGGATGCTGGTTTCCTCAGCTGCGGCCCACACATCTTTTCAATGTAAACTGCTCTGCAGGATAAGTGCTATGACAGGAACACGTCCATTTAAATAATGACACATAGTAAGAAGCTACATCATTTTTAAGTTTTACCGTGTGAATTCGTAAAATATTCATGTTAGTTggacatttattcaaaatacAGTCTTAAAGTCAGTCATAAAGGTTATAAAATCAATCAGTGCAGCAAAAGGGTTATACAAACTTAAAGATACAGTATTAAAGTCATAgttttaaacatatttattagGGTTCCTTCACTGTTCTGTTGCAAAAAAAGCAGTGATTCCACACGTTGTCATGAAAAATTAATAGAAGTATTTGTTGGATTTGAGAACGTTTGTTtctaaagttgtttttttttgtatactCACACACGTTGGACATGGTGTACTGCAGAGGACATGAATTGTATCCAATTTAGCCATGTTGTGACATGCTTATATTTCTACACATCTTCTAAAAAGACACACAGTATGTCCCTTATGAAGCTGTCCAGCTTTTTTTTGAGGGCTTAACAAGTGTTACCCTCAATTTTTTCCAGAGAAAGAATGTGAAATTAGAGGAACTTATTACACCCATTAGGCAGATGGAAATTTTGGTTGCAGTTGTTCCCAAAGCAATGTTGCTTCACTGTGGTGCCTCCCCGCAGACAAATAGGAGCTCTCACAACCCATCTGATAGTGCATCTCTGACGAAACACAAGCAAAACGgtcacacagccacacacgCGTGCGCCTGCCTGTTCATGCAAACTGAACCAATATGGCCAATTCAGTCAGTCTGAGGTTAATAACTATAACCGAGGTCAATCTCGGCCCTGCACACAAAGTGCTCCCATCTGCTCACATACTGTAGCCTCACTGACATACCGCCTCCAACAGCTGCTCCACCGATGAAGGTGGTGAACCGGGACTTACTGCTGATGAAGAAGTAGAAGGCCGAGCTGGTGAGGAGCACGGGGCTCCGAGCCAGGGAGCTGACCAAGCCGCAGATCCCACCTAACAGCAGAAGGACCAGGCTGAGGGGAAGCATCACCACTATTGCACTGTGCatgtctgcacaaacacatacacacacacacacacacacacacacgtagtatGGTTATTTCTATCTTGACAAtgagagcagcagtgtgttttgATGTGTTGATGGAGTGTTCCATCGGAGCCGGAGGAGGGAGACTCACCCAGCATGTGCAGCTCAGCCTCAGAGTATCTGGAGCGGTCCGCTTTGAAAGAGTCAATGGCGCCCGCGTTCATCTTCCCACCTGCGGTTGACAATtaaaacggaaaaaaaatcaactattGCAGATTCCCCTCCGTCACTGATTGGATTATGggtgagaaacaaaaagaaaagtaaagctCAAACGTGAAATAAAGTTATGGAAAAACTATAGCGCCCAACCTTCGTTTATGCTCCACAGTCCCGAGTGGGAGCTCATGTCCTCAAGGTCGCTCGTGTTCGTGGGATTCATCTCGATGATGTACCAATACTCGGTTCCGAGGGAAGTGGCCAAAAAAGCGAAGCTGAGGAAACCACAGACGCCGGCCACGATCACCAGAGAGCCGACGGACACCCTCATCCTGGACCGGCGCGCAACGGGGATGGATCTACTGCAGCCGCGTGTTCCTCCACTCATCCAGCCCTTTTACGCGCTCATTGAGGGGTGTGAAATAATAAGagtcatttgaagaaaaaaacaacaaacacatataaACCCATCGCGTGTTCGTCTGTGCCAAAAATCCCCGTTTGGGTTCTTCAACAGTTCCCCTCTGCAGGCGGTGGGTAGGATGTacagagcaggagatggagatTGTTACACTCGACTGAGTGAATCGTGGCTCGGAGAGGAACGAGGACCAGATGAGTCTGAATGAACAGCAGCCCCTGGCTGGGAGGGACTTGGACTTGCAGGGGGAGACGCGCACGTTTACGCAACAAATGGAATATATGGGAACTAAGTCAGGTCGTATGCTCATCCCACATGTCCGCTTTGTCTCCATCATTACTCTGTGCAGCTTTGATACAACTTCCTGTTCAttacaaatcaaacatttacgGGGCCACACGTGTATTCTCTTGACTCCAACTCCCCCATCCAGTATATTTGTATTGGTTTGATTAAACAGGCAACGACTTAATTAGGAATTTTACTATAACTTCAACTAAGTGATAGTGTTTAAAACTGGAAACAGTCTAGACATGTGCACAAAATTATTGTTCATAACAATATCAAGTCCCATATAATGAATTTATTTGGGAAAAGACAAGCCACACCCAGGCTTCAACAAAGCACACCATGGTAAACAATTTCTTGGTTAAAAtgtcaattaaaataaatttaagtATATATGAATTGGTGTCAGGGTGTGGGCACTGACCTTTACTGTTAGCAGCATGACCTCTGGATCTGCTGTTTTAGTTCTTCTACACTAGATCTGGGTAAAAACACCAACATAATCCCTTTCTCCTCCATATCATAGATGATGCGAAGGTCGATCATTGTTGGACAGCTGACACCTTTCATTATGACATACACATCTACCTATTCTGCTTACATTAACACGGCCTCTTGTCTTTGCTCCCATCgttgaaatgtgtctgtgccTTCCCTCCTCTTCGATAGCAGCCAAAGAATCTGTCCCTTGGCAACCCCGAGGAGGAAAAGGCAGGAGCGAGATCCTGGTGGACGTGGAGGCTTCGGGCTCCAGATCTACACTGACGGCGTTGACAGACCACAACAGGTGATCTAGTTCTTCAGGGAGTAAACTGAATGATGAGACGGTCAGCACGAGACCTGGTCCTGCAGTTAAGGGAACTCTGAACCAACACATTTACTGATAACTGTcttatattttatcttatccTGGAGACGTAACAGGTTTTCTCTAAACAGTAATTTACACCAGTACATATTATACAGTGTAAAGCCTAATGATTATCATTTCTAGGTATTGAAATCCAAGACATTCATACATATAACTGATTTCAAAGGAAACCTGCACTCAATTaagtcaaacacatttaattaattCAGTTGTAAACCGCTCCCACGAAACTAGGTTGAATAAATGGGGAACATACTGGAGATGTAATTACTACGACATGCTTTAGAGCAGCTCTCACCAAACCATCTTAATTAAATGACAGCTTACACAGTGACTATTGTTGGAAAAGTGTTGTGGCCTATTTACGTGTGATAAAGGGTAATGTCTGAAAGTACTCTTGTTGTAATGCAGCCCTCAACCACCTCAGATGatacattgtgtgtttttttaaccctttatctaatcaacaataaataaattcaaattaaatggaCATGTTCTTAGCCGGATAATATCATATCTTCAGCACATAATGAGAGTGGGAGCCATACTGTAGGAGAGTTGCTCATTTCAATAATATTTTCGGATTCATCGAGATGTTAAACATTAGTAAATTAAAAGAACAAGTTTAATGAAAAACAGACGTTAAAAGTGACAGATATATTACAGAGACCACACGAAAAACGTTTGAAGGAAACACGGAAAGGAACcagtcattctctctctcacacattcatCTGCTGCCAGGGTGTCACTCTTCTCCCATGGCAGTCTTGATGATGTCTGCTCTTCTCAGTTTGGATGCCTCTTCAAACTTGGTGATGATGTCGTTGCAGGATTTGTTCTGTGAgtggaagaaatgaaaacagagataCTCTGTTGGTCTAGCTGTGCAATTACTGCACTTAACagacagaaaaccaaaacataaagaACAGTGTCAGTTCTATATGACTTAAACAGTCATGGGGCTCTCTGGAGAACGTACGATGATGAACTTGCGCCTCTCCTTCTGTAGTTTGAAAAATTCCTCCACTGTCAGATCTTCAACTTTCTTCTTAAGCGTAATGAAGTGGCAGGATGGCGAATGAGATTTGTGCTCCTTTCTGGAAACAAAAAAGTGACAAGGGTGTTAATttggaaacaaatattttctttctttcagggACCATGAACAAATTGTGGACAAACATACGGAGAGAATGTACATTGTCCCATGCAAATGGAAGCCATGAATGTCTGCACTCGGAGCATGGACATGGGAAAACACTTTTCAAGTCAGTTGTGCTCGCCAAAGAGAAAACactaaacatttttgtttaactACAGTGAAAAATTCACAGTAATTCATACAGTGTCCTTCCAATTAGCATGAATATAAAACTATTCACATAGCTAAAAATAGTTCACATAGTAGATGTTGTAtcagtctcacacactcacacacacacacacacacacacacacacacacacacacacacacacacacacacacacacacacacacacaatgtatcaCTCAAAGAGGGAAAGTCTTGTGAGTCATGAAAACTTGTGCCAAAGCGGAAAACAAGAAATAGATAAACTTTGAGAGATATTTATCGgtctcaaaatgtatttatgtgaaTTATTTGGAAAACGTATACACATCTGGTCGGTCGGTGTCAATACACAAAAGAACTGTATATTGGTCATGTGGAGAACACCTTAGccttcccaaaaaaatgtactttatgtCCTCTGAAGATTTCTGGAGTCTGAGACAACATCATTGATGTCTTGGAGGTTACAAATTTTCAACACAACGTGAGCATGGAGATTAGAATGCTTGGCTGCATGTGCATATTTGACTGATGTCCACAGTGAAATTGTTATCTTACAGTGGATCGTCCTCCGGCTCCCAGCCCTCCAGCTCTTTGAGGCAGAAGAAACACATGGCGATGTCTGGGCTGTTGTCTGAAGGGGTGTGAATGAAGCCCGCTTTGGccatctggaaaaacaaacatttgaaaagaggaaaaacagatcaGTCAATCAATCTTGATAATCCTTTGTTGGTCATTTTCCAAGCAAAacgtatatataaataaataaatcttctATTTCAAGCTTTTCAATGTGTATAGTTGCCTCTCTTCCCCTGTTTTATTGTAATGTCACATTGAACATGTGGGTGTTTTGATCTGTATACAACCTCCAAAGATGCCACATTCAGCTTTGGGTATTTGGCCcaattttcactattttctgacattgtcAGGTTAAAGAGTAAAGACTAAGGAAAATAATGATAAGGTGCgtgcaacacaaaaataatttcagttgTTGGTGCCAGCCTTTTAGAGTTGTCATCGCTGTTCCATGACATTGTTAATGGCACTGGATGGAAGTGTTGttagtcagacaaaacaagctaaTGAGGGGTGACATGGAAAACTGTGTCAGGCAGTTTTAACcattttctgaaatgttatAGACTAACTAGTTAATAAAGATACTTGAAAACATAAAAGAGTAATTAGAACAACTCTATTTATATAGAACCAGTGGCATCCGGCCATGTGCCTCATATAGTTATACAGCTATTCCTAAAAGAAATCTGCAGATTTCTAAGTAGCACATTCCTGTAGTTCCCCTtgggagaaacaaaaagaacataCACAGCTACATCACTTCCTTTCGTAGCTGACCTCTGGCTACAGCTGCCTCTACCACATGAGCAACAACAATTAATGTTACATTTGACACAGATACACTATTAAATATTTCACCTCCTAGGCTCACACTGCAAGACTTAATGCTAATCTGACTATCTCACTGTCGGAGCAGTTAAATATGAGATGGCGGGGCATTTCATTTCTCATGCTTCATAGCTAATAGTTGTTGCGTTAGCTAGCAAGTCGCTAGCCGTGTGAAAAGTCAACCGCTTGTTAACGTCCACTCACGTTCTCCGGGGTGCACGTGCAGTCCTCGTCGAAAGGCCAGCTCTCGAATGTTTTCAGTCGGTTCTCGTAAAAGTACATCTTGGTGTCCTCTTCGCTGAGCGCGTCCATCGTGATTTTTGAGTTAACAGTATATGTCCAGACCCGTTCTTCACCACCGACAGTCACGGCGTTCAAATTTCGCCCGACGTCCGCTTGGCTCGTTCTGATTGGCGGTCGCAGACAACGGACGTTACATGACTCTTCTTCGTGGGTGTGCGGACAACATGTAGGTTGCGCAAGTCCGCCATCTAGTGTTCATCACCGAGCGGACCAATATGGTtgctaaatgtaaaatttttttttaaaataaatacaaccaaacTACAAGTAGATATTTATAAGATTGTATTTTAAGGAAGGTTGAAGGTCTTTCCCAAGCCTGTAGTTTGTATTTCTTACGTATTAAATCCACATCCGCCGCCCAACCTGACTAATGTAGTGCTTTACGCTTATTGGTCCTAAACATGATGCGCGCCACTCTGAgcttcctgtcctctgtcaaCAAGTGGCACAGGATTGTTTTGCCCACTAACTTTCAGTCCGCCTGCTCAAAGTAACAACACTGCGCCGCCCTGTCGTCACATGCAGACCCACCGGCcgctctccctccgtcctcttcctcgggGTCGTGGTTATGGAAGGACGCTGTGCCGTTGAGACGTGGGCAGAGTTCGGCTTTCCAGACGCTTCCCGCACGCCGAGGATCACGTGTGCCCGCGGGacagatgttttcatctgcactGGCAGCGACGAAGTCTACGTCTTCGATACTCAAGAGAGAAAACTCACGGCAAGTTAACTCTGCAGTTCTGTTGGTAACTTTATACAGACCCACTGGATCAGAGACAGAAATCGCAACACCTCGTTGACTGTGTGCTGTTGTATTGTTGCAGGCCGTCCTGCAGTTCCCCAGTCCCGTGAGTGACCTGGTGGAGAGTCACGACAAACAGCTCCTCTATGTGTCCTGTGGAAGTGGCGTTTACTGTGTCAGCTTTCCGTTTCTGCTGTCCAGGTATGTACCCATCCACATCTACTTTATTCACAACTTTTGTTCGTGTTCATGAATGTCTCACGCACCTTTTGGACCTTTCACCTGTGCAGGGCTCAGAGCTCCCCAGCCGATGCATGCTCCGGTCCGGCTGAGGTGAAGGTCCCCTCTGAATTTCTCGTTGTCGAGCAGGAAAGTGTGTCATCGCTGCTCCTCGTCGGCTCTGTGCTCCTGGTCCTTTCCCAGAGAGACGCGTCCTGGCTGCTGAGTCTGtacaaaacagcaaaagaagCGCAGTGCAGCAGTTACGAGATGCTCAGTTCATTCAGTCTACCACTGGTCTCATCTGGTGACACTGAGGGAACAGGGATGAGAAGGAGGCCTGTGCTCACTTGTGTCCATTCTGGTGAACCAAAATCAcaatcttcctcctccgcctcttcatCAACCTTAGCGGACAGTCATTTCCAACTGGACCCTGTCCTTTTCAAACTTCTCTTTGGCATCGAAGCCGCCCTCGCCAAATCGCCGGTTGTCCTTTGTGGCCTGCCAGACGGACGTCTGTGCTTCCTCCCTCTTCGTCTCCCAGGTGCACGGCTTCGAGTCCTGCATAGCCTGGAGGAGCCAGTCGCATTTGTCGGACTGTCCGTTGTCGAGGAAACGTGTCCAGGACATGCAAAgtgtttggtggtggtgggtgaaCAAGGGAGGGTGGTGCTGATGAAGACTGTCAAAGGAGGGCCAGAGGGAGGGGGCACCACAGCTGGTTTCATTGAGGCGTGTGTAGCTGGGCCTGTGGTGTGTGGCTCTGTGGATAAACACCGTCTGTACTACAGCACTGGTTCAGACCTGTTGGTCCTGGATCTGTCAGTGGGACCGTCTGGGAGAGAGAGCCGGGAAAGGGACGATGACACATCCAGTCCGACAGCTGCTGCGCTcacaaggcccaacagtctaAATGTGTGTCGAGTCATGGCCTTGGCCGCACCTGCACACAACAATGCAGGTGAGTCAGGCCCGACGTAGGAGTGTTGATTTTTACAAATGtcattgcttttcatttctttaccTCCACTGTCTAAATGTGATCTTTCAGACAGTTTAAAATTGTGATGAGGCAGTTGCAAACTGTAACTGTTTTCATGAGCTTTTCCTTGTAAAGTGTGTTCAATGGAGTCTGCGTCTTTCAAGCTTAAATTCAGCAAATTCACACTATCCTATTCACAGAGGATGATGTGCCTTTGTCAGAGGGaagaaattgaaatgttttctgtgaCTGATTTGCCATTTCTGTTTTCTACTGTACTTAATGCTCATCGTGCAGTTGGGTAGAATACTGTTCAATAGATTTCTtctaaaaacaaattaatttggaAATGTGCAAAAGTTGCACACTGTCAAACATGACCCTTTGTGGTAGACAGGTGTATTTTGTTATAAATTGGCATCAGTGttgtgaaaaatgatttttgctCTTAATCTTCAGTGGCAATTATGTTCTGCCCTGATGTGACTAAGCCTACATGTTTATTGTAAACTGGGCCTTAATCTCTTCGACTGCCTCTACCTGATTTCCTAATATATCCTGTCTTTGTCTAAATGTGTCTTATTGTGGGAAATTGTCAGGAGAAGTCCAGCTGCTGGGGCTGTCGGTCAGAGGGCAGCTCCAGGCGATTGTCTTACCTGTGGTGGAGAGAAGGGATGAAGCGTTATCCAATCAGCCTTCCGCGCAGGTGGGCCGCAGCGTTGGGGATCTCCTGTCTGCTATCGGTGATGTTTGTCAAAGGTACGTGCAGCATGATTCCTTTTTGATTGTTTATATAGCACAACAATGTAAAATGAATCACAATACATACCTCAACCTTTCTGTTGACTTACATGTGGTTTTTATTGCTTTCCTTTAAAGAGTATCCGTGCTGAAAAATGCCATCAAGGACAAAAACCAAATTCTGAGGCACCTGAATCAGGTGCTCAACGTCAGCTTCCTGCTGATAGCCAGTACAAATAGTGAAGAGCATCGTCCCGGGCAGGAGAAGCCAATCCGATGCCGTGCCTTGACCAGGTGGAGCAGACTGCTCCAGAAAGACTCTCTAAACCTGACATGTGTCCTGGATAACTCAAGTCCGTATGTTTTGGAACAGGGCTGGACACTGAGCGTcactgtgtttcctgtgtccTACTCACCGGGCGCAGGAGAGGAAAGCTCCTCCACAAATTTTTCATTCCCATTCAACTATCTCCATCCGGGGGAAACATTAGAAGTGTCGCTGCCGCTTGCTGCTGCAGGCGACACGTCCTTCCCTATGAGAGTAAGCTGCTCGCTCATCTTCTCACTCTCAAGTctcctgagagaggaggagaccatACACCTTCCTGGCTTGCAGAGAAGTT
This Scophthalmus maximus strain ysfricsl-2021 chromosome 16, ASM2237912v1, whole genome shotgun sequence DNA region includes the following protein-coding sequences:
- the faap100 gene encoding Fanconi anemia core complex-associated protein 100, whose protein sequence is MEGRCAVETWAEFGFPDASRTPRITCARGTDVFICTGSDEVYVFDTQERKLTAVLQFPSPVSDLVESHDKQLLYVSCGSGVYCVSFPFLLSRAQSSPADACSGPAEVKVPSEFLVVEQESVSSLLLVGSVLLVLSQRDASWLLSLYKTAKEAQCSSYEMLSSFSLPLVSSGDTEGTGMRRRPVLTCVHSGEPKSQSSSSASSSTLADSHFQLDPVLFKLLFGIEAALAKSPVVLCGLPDGRLCFLPLRLPGARLRVLHSLEEPVAFVGLSVVEETCPGHAKCLVVVGEQGRVVLMKTVKGGPEGGGTTAGFIEACVAGPVVCGSVDKHRLYYSTGSDLLVLDLSVGPSGRESRERDDDTSSPTAAALTRPNSLNVCRVMALAAPAHNNAGEVQLLGLSVRGQLQAIVLPVVERRDEALSNQPSAQVGRSVGDLLSAIGDVCQRVSVLKNAIKDKNQILRHLNQVLNVSFLLIASTNSEEHRPGQEKPIRCRALTRWSRLLQKDSLNLTCVLDNSSPYVLEQGWTLSVTVFPVSYSPGAGEESSSTNFSFPFNYLHPGETLEVSLPLAAAGDTSFPMRVSCSLIFSLSSLLREEETIHLPGLQRSCISLPLNTLTVDWLHALQVNNPTTHPINRNATSQSNHYPTDTVKAFLSSHRTRCSGRGESGEKKAEREQHSARIRVSSELLRDTLVDTLEPQGPKLSSENLCISLLDWLLSEHPGGGKIGQQGDRIALSSSCVHARGPNGDSVKLSAKEVHVGEESTGKEEHLSAVEVQLDSSSIATVCGLHHAVLSRIQALLQSAPERTASTVRVQSLGLREALKRAERLSEQIQQSRISGAFGMGTSTGQMSRSLLAVYKELRENPLLII
- the birc5a gene encoding baculoviral IAP repeat-containing protein 5a encodes the protein MDALSEEDTKMYFYENRLKTFESWPFDEDCTCTPENMAKAGFIHTPSDNSPDIAMCFFCLKELEGWEPEDDPLKEHKSHSPSCHFITLKKKVEDLTVEEFFKLQKERRKFIINKSCNDIITKFEEASKLRRADIIKTAMGEE
- the tmem235b gene encoding transmembrane protein 235, with the protein product MSGGTRGCSRSIPVARRSRMRVSVGSLVIVAGVCGFLSFAFLATSLGTEYWYIIEMNPTNTSDLEDMSSHSGLWSINEGGKMNAGAIDSFKADRSRYSEAELHMLDMHSAIVVMLPLSLVLLLLGGICGLVSSLARSPVLLTSSAFYFFISSLLTLCGVSLYIIYSYKALAETERLVGPEGLAHVHTSFGWSLGMAWLSYGLELLTGALLLGAAQMAKAQHSRPSWPDTSLDCGSNTARKGIELY